AGCGCGCCAACGCGCAGCTCGCCGGTCAGCGCCTGATCGCTGGCGTACAACTTGTCAAAGCACTCGGAGGGGGCTTCCAAACTGATGTCCGGGAAGCCTCGTTGCCGCACGAAATATCGAAGCGGTGACTCGCCTGGTTTACACACGACCATCAAAAAGAAACTGTATGAGCATCAACTACCATAAACCTGACGGCCTTCGCCATCCCGGACGATTGTTCGTGCTGTTGAACGAATTTGACTTCGCCGCATTCACAGTGCGCCCGCGCTACCCGGGTCTGGCCAGATCCGAAGCGCCCCGGAAGCGTGGTCGCGTTTTTAAAATTCACCGGAAAGGAATCCAGCCATGCCGGCCCTTGTCGCCCTGATGGTTTTTTGCATCGTTTTCTTCGGCCTGATCTGGCACGACCAGCCGCCCAGACGGCCTTCGAAATGATCGGACACATCATGACCACGAACGGGAAGAACGTTGAACTCAATATGAAACCGACCATTGAAATCAACGAAGGAAACTTCGAGAACGAGGTTTTGAAGTCGGACCGACCGGTCCTAGTGGGCTTTTGGGCGACCATGGGAGACACATCTCAGTTGCCCTTGCCATCCTTGATGTGCGTTTCGATTGGACTGGTTTCAAGGAGGAGTCCGGCTTAACATCCAAACATGACGGCGAAAGTCTGGCCGATTGCTTTCTGTTGCGGATTCGCCATGGCCCTGGCGACAGAAACCCAAGCGACTGACCGTGATCTGGCGCGTTTTGCCACAGCCAAGGAAAAGCAAATCCGGGAAAGCGCGGAAACCCTGACCAACAAGGTCCCGGCCATCGTTTGGAAGTTTTTTGATGCTGTGCGGGTGGATGACTGGGAAACCGCAACCAATCTAGCCGAGCAGATCCAGCAGGCGAGCGGACGCTATACCAATTCAGTGGCAAATGAATCCGTTTCTCCAGTGCTCAAGACACTGATCTGGCCGTCCATCAACGAAATGATCGGCACCTACGAACAGTATCACGAATGGGACAACAAGTGGTTGCATCGGTTTGGCAAGGAAATCATTGATTCGATTCCTGAAGGCAGCATCTATTTCGGCGGCACCGATCCCGGAAGATTCATCATTTCGTCGCTGATCGAGCCAAAGGAGGACGGAAAGCGCTTTTTTGTGCTGACTCAAAACCAATTGGCTGACCGCGCATATCTCGAATACTTGAGGAAGCGGTATGGCAAGAAGCTTTACATCCCCGGAGACGAGGATTCGCAAAGGTGTTTTCAAGAATATACGACGAACGCTCAACAGCGATTGGAACAAGGCGGTCTCAAACCTGGGGAGGATGTCCGCGTGGTCAACGGTCATGTTCAAGTCAGCGGCGCCGTCGCCGTCATGGCCATCAACGGTCTGCTGGTCAGGATCATTTTTGACAGGAATCCGGGCTATGAATTCTATGTCGAAGAAAGTTTTCCTCTCGACTGGATGTATCCCTATTTCTCGCCGCACGGCCTGATTTTCCAACTGCATGATAAACCGCTGCCGGAATTGGGCACCGCGCGCGTTGAAAAAGATCAGGACTATTGGAGGCAGCTGACGGGAGAATTGATTGGCAAATGGCTTGCGACCGACACGCCGATCAAGGAAGTCTGTGATTTCTCAGACAGGGTCTTTCTCGACAAGAACCTGGACGGATTTAAAGGCGACAAGGGTTATGTAAAAAGCAAAGAGGCGCAAAAGACCTTTTCCAAGCTCCGTAGTTCGCTCGCCGGCCTGTATGCTTGGCGAGCTGAACACGCCCGGGATACGGATGAAAAAGTTCAGATGCGAAACGCGGCCGATCTGGCTTTTCGTCAGGCCTTCGCGATCTGTCCGTATTCCCCGGAGGCCATCTACAATTATGCGATTTTTTTGGTAAAGTGCAAAAGGGCTGATGATGCCTTTCTGTTGGTGAAAACCAGTCTGCGGCTTGATCCCGAGAACAGCCAGCTTCGGGACCTCATCAAATGGATCAAAGCCGCACAGTGACAACGCAACAGATGGCAGGTCGGTCTCCTGATTGGGCGGAGGGTGATTGAAGTGCGGTCACCCGGAACGGTTCACACATCAGGGTTGGAGCACAATTCCAAGGCGGTGCATCGTGCCTGATCAATTATGGATTTGGTGACACTTCGACACCTGCTCATGGTTTTTGACTCACTCGCCGATAATCTTCACCAGCGCCCGCTTTCGACGCCGTCCGTCGAACTCACCATAGAAAATCTGTTCCCAGGGCCCGAAGTCCAGTTTGCCTTTCGTGATGGCAACGACGACTTCGCGGCCCATGACCTGCCGCTTGAGATGAGCGTCGGCATTGTCCTCTCCCGTGCGATTGTGCTGATACTGTGACGTGGGCGCGTGGGGCGCGAGTTTTTC
The nucleotide sequence above comes from Candidatus Angelobacter sp.. Encoded proteins:
- a CDS encoding secondary thiamine-phosphate synthase enzyme YjbQ — protein: MKSLTEHLWFEVPNRRGFVNITDTVEALVKKSGIQDGLCLVNAMHITASVFINDAEEGLLHDYEVWLEKLAPHAPTSQYQHNRTGEDNADAHLKRQVMGREVVVAITKGKLDFGPWEQIFYGEFDGRRRKRALVKIIGE